CCTTTGTCAGCGCCAGTGTCGGCATATCCTTCTATCCGACCCACGCACACAATTACGATGAGTTACTGCAGCGTGCTGATACAGCGATGTATTACGCAAAAGCAGCCGGACGTAACCGGCTTTATATGTACAGCGAAGACATGACCAAGGCCAGCAAGCAGCGAGCGGATCTGGAGTACTTTCTGCGTTCTCAGGTTCAAAGCCATCATATCGAGGTGTTTTATCAGGCCAAGGTGTGTGCCAGCTCTGGCCAACTGGAGGGTTTTGAAGCACTGATGCGCTGCAAGCACCCTGATTTCGGCTACATTTCACCTGCGTTACTGATCCCAATCGCAGAAGAAACCGGGCTGATCCATCGGTTAGGTCTGCAAGTGATGCGTGATGCCATGAATCAGTGTTTGCGATGGCGTGAGGAAGGCAAAACTGTCAGCAGCCTTGCGGTCAACATTTCACCAGTGCAGCTGTTCAGCACCGGCTTTATTGGCCAGCTGCATAGCGTGCTGTCTGAAACGGGCTTTAATCCTGAGCACCTCGAGCTGGAAATCACCGAGAGTGTTCTGATCAATCAGCCCGCCTCTGTTTGCAGCCTGCTGGAGGAAATCAGAGCACTGGGGGTACGTATTTCACTCGATGATTTTGGCACAGGCTATTCTTCACTTTCCTACTTCGGCAAGCTGCCGATTGATGTCCTAAAGATCGACAGAGGTTTTGTCATTCCGCTGGAGACGGAGCAAAAGCAGGTCGAAATCATCCGCTGCATCATAGATCTGGCTCACACTTTTGATATCAAAGTCGTGGCGGAAGGTGTTGAAACTGAAGGCCAGCTGAAAATGCTACAACAGCTGGGATGTGATGAAATTCAGGGGTTCTACTTCAGCCGCCCCCTTCCCGGAGAAGAGGCAGGACAGCTAGCCCCCGTATTTGATTTGCCCTAGCAGGCCATGTGCCCCACGCTACACTGCTCACCACAACACCGACATCTGACCTCAATGAAATATACTTTCACGAGTCAGACGTAGGGGAAGCTCACGACGGCTGCTATTATGACGCCGTCTCTCGCAGCCCGCTGTATTGCCCATCAATAAAGCTGGCTGCCTGTATCGTTATCCGTCTCAGGAAACCTCACTATGAATACTGCTATCAGGAACAGAGCTACTGCCAATCGCCGCCCTCTTCATCTGGCATTGCTGCTCTGCCCTGCTCTGCTGTTGGCCGGTTGTCAGAGTACCGCGCAGGTTGGTAGCACAACGTCGGGCCAGAATCTGCAGGTCATGCCACCAGTGGCATCCGCTCAATCAGCACAACCGGTTAAACCAGTGGTCGCGCCTGCACCGGCCGTCACTCTGGGAACACCCTGGAATATGCCTGCCAGCTTTAATGGCACTCTGCCCTGCGCTGACTGTGAAGGTATTGCGACCCACCTGATCCTGCTCGCCTCCCATACCTATGTTCTGCAGGAGACATATCTGGGAATCGAGTCTCACACCACCACTCAGGTGGGCAACTGGCGATACGAGGACTACCGGGTCCTGCTGGATAACCCGCAGCGCAAACTGGGCTATGCGGTCACCAGTAATCACACCCTGCACCAACTGGA
This genomic interval from Pokkaliibacter sp. MBI-7 contains the following:
- a CDS encoding copper resistance protein NlpE N-terminal domain-containing protein → MNTAIRNRATANRRPLHLALLLCPALLLAGCQSTAQVGSTTSGQNLQVMPPVASAQSAQPVKPVVAPAPAVTLGTPWNMPASFNGTLPCADCEGIATHLILLASHTYVLQETYLGIESHTTTQVGNWRYEDYRVLLDNPQRKLGYAVTSNHTLHQLDQDGQPIDSKQNYSLTLNQSDEDNALPLKGIFSYQGDIAVLKECSSGKTFQLTATPEALNLQNMYKKLQGKDKEALLAEVSGHLGNGDKGQDVLDIEQVQKLTTAGKCQ